In Ruminococcaceae bacterium KH2T8, the sequence AAGCCTGAGCGATCGGATCGTCACTATAGACTGTTATCTGGTCATATTTACCCTGCTTAAGTCTTACGCACTTGCCTCCTAAGAGGTCGACTGCGGGGAGTATTATCATGTTCTTGTTCTCCTTGCGAATCTGATGAGCATCTGAAGTCCCGCTTCACCGCTCTTTTCCGGGTGGAACTGTGTAGCAAAGATGTTGCCTCTCTGAAGAGCGGCGGTGTACTTTATGCCGTACTCTGTCTTTGCGGCACTGTCCCCGTCATCGTCGGGAAGGCAGTAGAATGAGTGAACGAAATAAACGAAATCTCCGTCTCTCATGAGCTCGCCCGTAACATCGGTCAGCTTGTTCCAGCCGATCTGGGGAACCTTAAGTCCCTTCTCTACGGTGTCTGCAGCAGGAAACTTCAGTACCTTTCCCGGGATTATGTTAAGACCCTCGATGAGCTCGCCACCGTTTGCACCCTCTTCGGAACCTGACAGCATGAGCTGCATTCCGAGGCAGATGCCCAGAAGCGGCTTTCCCGAAGCTGCCGCTTCCTTCACGGCGATATCGAGCCCCGTCTTCTTAAGAGCCTCCATCGCGGGACCGTATGCACCGACTCCCGGGAGGATGACGCCGTCAGCCTTGCGGATGACTTCGGGATCTGATGTGATCACCGATTCGTAGTGTATGTATGTGAGGGCTTTACTGACCGAAGCCAGGTTGCCCATTCCGTAATCAATTATCGCGATCAATTATTCGATTTCCTTACCTGTGATCCTGGAGTAGCACTCCTTATACTTCTCGGCTGTCTTAGCGATGACCTCATCGGGAAGCTTGGGAGCGGGATATGTCTTATCCCAGTCGAGGGTCTCGAGCCACTCTCTCAAGTACTGCTTGTCAAAGCTCTTCTGAGCATGACCGGGCTCGTAATCGTTAACATCCCAGAATCTTGAAGAATCGGGTGTGAACATCTCGTCGGCAACAACGAGCTTGCCGTCGATCTTACCGAACTCGAACTTTGTATCTGCAAGGATGAGTCCCTTTGTAAGTGCGAACTCGGATACCTTGTTGTAAAGAGCGAGTGTAGCATTCTTAAGAGCATTTGCATCTTCTTCGCCGAGGAGCTCGACGAGCTGCTCGAAAGTGATGTTGATGTCGTGACCCTCTTCAGCCTTAGTGGAAGGTGTGAAAAGAGGCTCGGGGAGCTTATCGCCCTGAACCATACCCTCGGGCATCTTGATGCCGCCTACAGTACCGTGAGCCTTGTACTCCTTGAGAGCGGAACCTTCGAGGTAACCTCTTACGATGCACTCAGCGGGAAGCATGTCGACCTTCTTAACGAGCATGGATCTGCCCTTGAGCTCTTCCTCGTACTTATCAAGACCCATGGGATAGTCCTTAGGATCCGTAGAGATCACGTGATTAGGGATGATGTCCTTGGTGAAATCAAACCAGAAGGCGGAAATGGAGGACAATACCTTGCCCTTATCGGGGATCAGCTCATCGAATACTACATCGAAAGCAGAGATCCTGTCTGTTACGATCATGAGGAGAGAATCTCCAAGATCGTATACGTTTCTAACCTTACCCTTGATGAATACGGGCAAATCGATAAAATCTGTGTCTTTGATCATCATTTCTTTATACCTCCGTTATATCAAAGGACGCCTTTGGTCGATATGACCTGATCCTTGAATCGCGTATCGATGGCCGCAGCCTGTCTTATAGCTCTGGCAAGAGACTTGAACATAGCCTCAGCCTTGTGGTGATCGTTCACGCCGTAAGGGCTGCTGATGTGCAATGTGATACCTGCATTGAAAGCGAACGATCTGAAGAATTCCTCGAAGAGCTGGGTATCCATCTCTCCGCACTTATCCGCGGTAAACTCGCAGTTAAATACGATAAATGGTCTGCCTGAGATATCGATCACCGCATCACCCAAAGCCTCATCGAGAGGACATCTGGCACTGCCGTACCTTACGATACCCTTCTTGTCGCCCATTGCCTGAGCGAAAGCCTGTCCCAGAGCGATACCTACATCCTCTACGGAGTGATGTGCATCTACATAGAGATCTCCCTTGCACTTAATATCGAGATCCATTCCCGAGTGCTTGGAAAGAGCCGTGAGCATGTGATCGAAGAATCCGATACCCGTATCGATATCGCTCTTGCCCTGACCGTCGATATCGATCTTTATCGAGATGTCGGTCTCACCTGTTGTTCTCTTGATCTCAGCTGTTCTTGCCATTACTGATCTCCTCTCTTACGGCCTTCAGGAATTCGTCCATCTCCTCATCGGTACCGATGGAGATCCTGAGCCTGTCATTGATGAGCGGCTTATTAAAATACCTTACAAGTATACCTTTTGCCTTGAGGTTTTTGTAGAGCGATTCTGCCGTTATGGGCATTGGGGGCTTTGCAAATACGAAATTCGCGGACGAATCCGGAAGATCGAATCCCATCTGACGAAGCTCCTTCGTGACCCTGTTTCTCGTAGCTACGAGCGCATCCCTGTTCTTCCTGAAGTTCTCGCGATCGAGAAGAGCCGCTGCCGCCAGCGTCTGTGCGATATAGTCGGCAGGATAGGAATTAAAGGAATCCCTTGCTCTCTTAAGGCCTTCGATCAGCTCCTTGTCACCGATCGCATAACCGAGCCTCAAGCCTGCAAGACCGTAGGACTTCGAAAGTGTCCTTACAACGATCAGGTTCTTATACTCATTTATAAGAGTAGCCGCAGAAGTATAGCCTTCAGCGAAAGCGGCATATGCTTCATCGATAAGTACAACGCTTTCCTTATTTGCATCGAGGATCTTTCGGATGTCATCAAGAGACATCGCGATGCTCGTGGGTGCATTGGGGTTAGCGATAGAGATACCGCAGTTGGGCTTTCCGCAATAATCCTGAGGATCGATGGTGAAATCTTCCTTCAAGGGGATCTTCTCGGCTCTTACCGAATAAAAGTCCGCATAAACGGGATAGAAACTATAGGAGATCGCCGGGATAAGGACTGCCTTTTCGGTATTCTCCTCCTTCTCGAAGAAAGTCTGCCAGCAAAGAGCCAGTACCTCGTCCGAACCGTTTCCGACAAATACATTATCGGGACTTACGTTATCCACGGAAGCTACCGCATCACGAACGATCGTAGAATCCGTATTGGGATAGAGCCTTAACTTAGATATATCAAGATC encodes:
- a CDS encoding imidazole glycerol phosphate synthase subunit hisH; this translates as MIAIIDYGMGNLASVSKALTYIHYESVITSDPEVIRKADGVILPGVGAYGPAMEALKKTGLDIAVKEAAASGKPLLGICLGMQLMLSGSEEGANGGELIEGLNIIPGKVLKFPAADTVEKGLKVPQIGWNKLTDVTGELMRDGDFVYFVHSFYCLPDDDGDSAAKTEYGIKYTAALQRGNIFATQFHPEKSGEAGLQMLIRFARRTRT
- a CDS encoding phosphoribosylaminoimidazole-succinocarboxamide synthase, which encodes MMIKDTDFIDLPVFIKGKVRNVYDLGDSLLMIVTDRISAFDVVFDELIPDKGKVLSSISAFWFDFTKDIIPNHVISTDPKDYPMGLDKYEEELKGRSMLVKKVDMLPAECIVRGYLEGSALKEYKAHGTVGGIKMPEGMVQGDKLPEPLFTPSTKAEEGHDINITFEQLVELLGEEDANALKNATLALYNKVSEFALTKGLILADTKFEFGKIDGKLVVADEMFTPDSSRFWDVNDYEPGHAQKSFDKQYLREWLETLDWDKTYPAPKLPDEVIAKTAEKYKECYSRITGKEIE
- a CDS encoding imidazoleglycerol-phosphate dehydratase, whose amino-acid sequence is MARTAEIKRTTGETDISIKIDIDGQGKSDIDTGIGFFDHMLTALSKHSGMDLDIKCKGDLYVDAHHSVEDVGIALGQAFAQAMGDKKGIVRYGSARCPLDEALGDAVIDISGRPFIVFNCEFTADKCGEMDTQLFEEFFRSFAFNAGITLHISSPYGVNDHHKAEAMFKSLARAIRQAAAIDTRFKDQVISTKGVL
- a CDS encoding histidinol phosphate aminotransferase apoenzyme encodes the protein MSIYWNKLINSIEPYTAGEQPKEGQRVIKLNTNENPYSPSPKCKEALNDLDISKLRLYPNTDSTIVRDAVASVDNVSPDNVFVGNGSDEVLALCWQTFFEKEENTEKAVLIPAISYSFYPVYADFYSVRAEKIPLKEDFTIDPQDYCGKPNCGISIANPNAPTSIAMSLDDIRKILDANKESVVLIDEAYAAFAEGYTSAATLINEYKNLIVVRTLSKSYGLAGLRLGYAIGDKELIEGLKRARDSFNSYPADYIAQTLAAAALLDRENFRKNRDALVATRNRVTKELRQMGFDLPDSSANFVFAKPPMPITAESLYKNLKAKGILVRYFNKPLINDRLRISIGTDEEMDEFLKAVREEISNGKNS